tttagcaTAAAATATATATGAACTTTGTATTATTATGTCAATAttcataatatttttaaatactaaccCATATTTTCAGAAAAAATATATGTTTACTAAATCATAATCTCACCTAAtttctatatatattcataatatatataatttaaatatgtaTTGAGTATAATATTTTttacttaatattataattttttgtcaatatataatttttttttcaaatcgtaacTCTAACCGCTGTTTTCTCTACGCTATAAATGAAGATTGGCAATCAGATATTGTTTGACTCGATGATAGAAAAATATCAAATTACTTGCTGTTTTGATAAATTTATCAAAAATTAAAGATCGtgtattatttacataaatattcttgATGTACCAAATTAATCACAGTTTACCCCAATCCTCATTCTCGTCTCAAACACATCAACACCACAAATCAATCAAATCTGCAGCTCGTGTCTCCTCTTTCCGACAGCCGCTCTATCTATCTTCCACATCGTCGTTGGTCATAACGACTCTCGTGACGTCGTCGCTCCGTCCAGTCCGACCGCCATCGACGATCTCTTCTTAAAATCACGCCGCACCGCCATCTCTCTTCCAACGATTCCGCTACCGACGACTGCTACATCAACTCACGCAGTCGTTCCGTCCAGTTCGTTCATCACAAGACCCACCAATTAACCATCTTGAATTTGATTTGATTTTGTTTTGTTTGGTCGTGATCGTTGCTTGTTAATTTTGATTGAATCAAGgttttttttaatataatttcACCTGATTATGGTTTTCAACTTGAGTTTATGTTATTTTTTGTTGTTGAATTGAGTTGCTCTGATTGATTTTTATACGATTTGATGTATGGAATTTGTTTTCTTGTGCTCTGATGAACTTCTCTAACCATTTGAAAGTCATGCCGGTCACTGGCGGTCAACGGACGGTGATCAATGGTGGTGGGTTGGTGGGATGTGTGTTTGGTATTTGTATAGTTGATATGGGTAAAAAATAGGGTTGAGAATATAGAAAATATcatatatttttaattaaaaaaaagtttAAAATTATAAGTATTGTGATACGGAGAGGAGTACTAATTCCTATctagataatattattattttcgtatTCAAATAGATGATGTTTTGAATTTTAGATTCATTTAAAAATACATGCATTTAATCGATAAATTTTTACTACATACTTGATTATTTTGGTGAATTTaaaaattcaaaatatatatattttgaaacggAAAGAGTAATATTTGAGATATATCTGCATATTATATCAGGGAGTTGATTAGATGGATCATGGGGATAAAATGATTGAAGAAATTAAATGGTAAATACTTTTATACAGGGATGTAAACTTCGAATAGTCTAAAGTAGGGGGGTGAAATCGACTGATTTGCAAAACTATAAAATCCAGAAACGAAATTTTAGTTCTACTAGTCTGCCTATCTTTTCTCATTCCTCAGTTACTCACTCGTTACTTTGAGTTCTGAATTCTGAACACTCCTACTCATTCACTCGCCGCCACctccgccgccgccgccgccgccgctaGTAACTCTTGGAAGGAAGGGGAAGGTTAAAAATCTATCTCTTTTGTATAGAAATTTTGTAATTGTGTGGTTGTTGCAGTGTGATATAAGTATTCAAGTAGAACATCATGTTTAATTTTCTCTGCAAAACTGTTCTCCATGGAAACTCCTCTGTCGAAGTCTCCCTCTTTAGAAAGTGCCCATCATTTTCTTCTCTATTTGTATTATCTCCCAAGCAAGTGTCTAGTGATGCTGCTGATAATGAGAATTCATCTGATAATATTGGGAAATCTTTCACCACTGCTTACCTCATAAATTCATGTGGGTTGTCTCCACAATCTGCTCAATCAGCTACCAAGCATGTCAATTTTGAATCGTCGCGGAATCCAGACTCTGTCATTGAGTTTTTGAAGAAAAATGGCTTCTCAAAAACCCAAATCACAACTTTAATCAGAAAATACCCTCGTGTTCTTATGTGTAAGAGTGACAAAACACTTTTGCCCAAACTTGAATTTCTCCGTTCAAAAGGATTTACAGACGACAAACTTACCAAAACAGTAACCGCCTACCCCCATGTATTGCACTATAGCTTAGAGAAACAAATAATCCCTACTTTTGAATTTCTTAGTGATTTTTTAAAATCCGAGGAAAAGGCATGTATGGTCCTTCAAAGGTATGTGCGTGTTCTCAGGCTTGACACTGAGAAGCAAGTGGTTCCCTATATTAACACTTTGAGAGAAAGTGGAGTGCCAGAATCGAACATTGCTTTTTTGATTTGGAATCAGCCAAGGATGATTGGCATAAGAGTAGATAGGCTTAAAGAGGTTGTTCAAGAGGTGAAGAAATTGGGTTTCAATCCTTTGCGGATCTCTTTCGTCATAGCAGCGCTTGCCTTCTTCGCGATGAGTCAATCGACTTGGGAAAGGAAGTTCAAGATTTATAAGAGCTGGGGTTGGTCTGAGAGTCAGGTTTTAGAAGCCTTTAGGAAAAATCCTCAATGTCTTCTTTCTTCCGATGATAAAATTATGTCTTTGTTGGATCTTGTTGTGAATCAGCTAGGGATGAGACCTGGGGTTGCAGAGTTGCCAGGACTCGTTACGTATAGCGTAAGGAAGAGACTAATTCCAAGGATTTCGGTGGCTCAAGCTTTGGTTTCAAAAGGTTGATTAACAACATCAATCTGCCGGCAATAGTTCAGATTACAGAGAAGGCTTTTCTTGAAAAGTTTGTCCTTTGTCACGAGAAAGAAGCTTCTGATTTGCTAAAGCTCTACCAGAAGAAATTAGATCTAGCACAATAGACATTTAGTATAAGAGTTGTCTATAATCTGATTTTCAGTTGTCGATGGCCGTAGTTTCTTTTCTCATCAAATTCTTATTCACTGCTACTTACTAGTGAACATCATTAATTGATTATGGAGCATTTATAATTTTTCTATTCAACATGCAGTTCATTTTATTTGTTAATCTTAGGTTTTCCCATCGTCATGAGAATGGAGTATTATGTTAATCTCATCATGTCCTTCCTGTTCATTCCATTCTTTGGTCACTCACATGTTGTATATAGCAGAATGGCATGGAAGATGTTGACACCTCTTCGTAAACTGACATGGTAGATCTACTTGAGATCGTAATGTTTCCAACACTGCTGATGAATTTTTTTAGTTGCCAATGTTTGACTTAATGTGTGAAAACAGAAAAAAAGACGCCCTGGTATTGCTAACTAAACCCTGATCTGATTACCTCATTGATTTTGCATCATGGTTCTACACTATTACTTTCCTGTTGGCGTTACTAGTGGTCTGCTGCTGCTGAACATCAATTTGTTTTGCTTTTGTCCAGTAACTCTATTTTGCCTCTCGAATGCTTCTAAAGTTTTTCTGGTTTTGCTTTGGACTACTTGTGCTGCTTTTTTTGAGTATTGTCATCATTGTTCTGCTGGATCCTTGGAATGCCACACCGCCTTCATTGAAGATGCTCCCCTGCTTAAGTGTCTTTATAGTATCAAGAACCATTGAATGTAACAAACTTGAATCTCTTTCTTGTTTATCCTGATTGGTCTTTTGTAATTTCCATTGATTGTTGCTTCTGTGGATTTGAGTTTGCTGGTCCCATGGTTCCTTCACCTGGGGTGGTGTAAGGTTTTTCCTTGGGGCTGGATGCTCTTTAAGTGCGGAAGTCACCTACGTAATTCCTCTAGATTGTTAGGTTTGTAATCTTCGTTGAGACTTctatttatcaaaaaaaaaaaacaaaaaataaattaTATGTGAGAAAACAGATTTGAATTACTTCTGCTATATTTATGGAACCATTAGATAACTTGTTATAACAGTGAGATGAATAGATAACAATAAATGCTGGATGATACAGAATTATCTAAATTCATAGCTATTTGTTGGTGGATACGGAACAACCCTTAATAAGGTTGTTTTTGATAATGTGTGTAATAGAGCATCTTGTTGTGCTATGGCAGTCCGTCCAGAAATGGTTGGCTGAGTTTCGGTCAGCAGGCAGCGACTACTGCTCCGAGAGGTGTGCATGCCTCGCTTCCGGATAGATGGAGCTGCCCCCTGATGGGATCATTAAGATTAACTCTGACGCTGCTTTTGTGTATGGTTCTTCATCGAACAGCTATGGGTTTGCTGCCAGGGATTCATCAGGCAATCTCGTACATGCCGAGTCTGGTCCAATTGGTTGTGCAGAGGATGCTTTCCACGCTGAGAGTCTCACTGCATGGAGAGCTTTGACTGGGCGGGTGGAGCTTGAAGGTGACTGCAAGCAGTTGATAGATGAACTCTCCTACTCGTTCACTAACTCGTTAGTATTTACTTTTACTGTGGGTTCTGAACTCTCCTACTCGTTCACTTGTCGCCACCTCCGCCGCCGCCACCTCCACCTCCGCCGCCTGTAACTCTTGGAAGGAAGGGGGAGGTAGAAAATCTCTCTCTTTTGTTTAATAACTTTGTAAGTGTGTGGTTGTTGCAGACAGTGTGATATAAGTATTCGAGTAGAAACACCATGTTTAATTTTCTCTGCAAAACTGTTCTCCATGGAAGCTCTACTGTCAGTCTTATTCTTTCCAAACCATCGGTACCCATCATTTTCTTCGCTATATGTATTATCTCCAAAGCAAATGTCTAGTGATGCTGCTGATAATGTTGGGAAATCATTCGCCATTGCTTACCTCATAAATTCATGTGGGTTGTCTCCACAATCTGCTCGATCAGCTACCAAGTATGTCAATCTTGAATCCTCGCAGAATCCAGACTCTGTGATTGAGTTTTTGAAGAAAAATGGTTTCTCAAAAACCCAAATGACAACTTTAATCAGAAAATACCCTCGTGTTCTTTTGTGTAACAGTGACAAAACACTTTTGCCCAAACTTGAATTTCTCCGTTCAAAAGGATTTACAGAAGACAAACTAACCAGAAGGATAACCGGCTACCCTAATCTATTGCTTTGTAGCTTAGAGAAACAAATACTCCCTACTTTTGAATTTCTTAGAGATTTTTTAAAATCCGAGGAAAAGGCATGTATGGTCATTCAAAGGTATGTGCGCGTCCTCAAGCTTCACATTGAGAAGGAAGTGCTTCCCAAAATTAACACTTTGAGAAAAAATGGAGTGCCAGAATCGAATATTGCTTATTTGCTTTGGAATAAGCCAAGGATGATTGGCATAGGATTAGATAGGCTTAAGGAGGTTGTTCAAAAGGTGAAAAATGGGGTTCAATCCTATGCGGATCACTTTTGTCTTAGCAGTCCAGGCTTTCTTCGGGATGAGTCAATCGACTTGGGAAAGGAAGTTTAAGGTTTATGAGAGATGGGGTTGGTCTGAGTGTCAGGTTTTAGAAGCCTTTAGGAAAAATCCTCAATGTCTTACTTCGTCCGATGATAAAATTATGTCTTTGTTGGATCTTATTGTGAATGAGCTAGGGATGAGACCTGGGGTTGTAGAGTTGCCAGGACTCATTACGTATAGCTTCAGGAAGAGACTAATTCCAAGGGTTTCAGTGGCTCAAGCTTTGGTTTCAAAGGGCTTGATTAACAACATCAATCTGCCGACATTAGTGAAGATTACAGAGAAGGCCTTTCTTGAAAAGTTTGTCCTTTGTCATGAGAAAGAAGCTCCTGATTTGCTAAAGCTCTACCGGAAGAAATTAGATCTAGCACAATAGACATTTAATATAAGATTTCGTTATATAATCTAATTTTCCTGCTCACTTTAGCATTACAAAACATTTTTATATATTCTATTCAACATGCAGagcaagattttttttttaaagaaaatcttggtttTTATTTGATTATAAGAATGGAATAGTATTATGTTGATTCTTTGTCCTTCCAGTTCGATCCATTCTTTGGTCATTCAAATAATGACGGCAATGTTTGACTAAGTGAAAGAGAACATATATGAATTACTTCTGTTTTACTCTGTTTTCTGTTACATCATAACAGGCAAATAAAGAGAAAAGTCTTTGGGATTACATTTTGCTTCAATAACCAGAGAGGAATGGAATCAGATCAACGAAGAGTTCCGATCGCCTTTTTATAAGTGTACCATTTTGCTATGAAGAGGAACACAATCAAATTCAGTACACTGAGAACTGCCAAGAGTGTGAAAAAGTAATGAAGATGGCCATAATTCAAGTTGTCAGGTATCCATCCAGGCTTTCCATCTTTAGTACTGAGATCAGTAACAATAGTAACAAGCAAAGAGCTCAAGTAATTTCCTAAAGCAACAGTAGTAAGCGACAGAGCCGAGCAAAAACTCCTCATCGCATCAGGAGCTTGTTCGTAGAAAAATTCCAACTGTCCGATAAACGTGAACACTTCCGCACATCCAATGAGAAAATACTGTGGAACCTGCCAGAATATGGAAATATTGGCCACCTTTTCGGGGTACGAATTGTTCTTTTCCACTATATTGAGTCGTTTGAGTTCCAGGACCGCCGCTGCTACCATTGCGAAAATGGATATGAAAAGGCCGATTCCCATACGCTGTAACTGAGTTATACCATTTTTATGACCTGTGAATCTCCGAGTGATTGGGATGATGATCCGGTCGTAGAGTGGGACCCAGACGATGACACTGAGAGTGTCGAAGATGGAGAGTGATGCAGCTGGGATCTGGAAAGAAGAATTTCCCAAGTAAGTATCCATTTGTTTGCCTTGGAGGACAAAGAGTGTGCTCATCTGACTGTATACTGCTGCAAATATGATACCGGATGCCCATATTGGTAGCAAACGGGTGACGGCTTTTAACTCTTCCACTTGTGTTACTGTACAGAGTCTCCATGGGTCTACTGTGTTTTTGTTTGATGGCTCTGTCTCAATCTCTACTGCTGCCTTGTCGAAGAAACTGATGCAATCATTCGAAGAAAGGTTAAATTCTAGTCAGCAAGTTTAACGAATTGTAAAAGGGATTATTTCATTCTAGTTCCTTGAAATCTAAGTTATCTGTAAATCGACCCAATGAAGGAATAATGGATGCTAAAGCTTAGGGACTCAGCGTGGAGGAAAATAAGTTTAAGGACCCAGTATATAAAGAATTCAAATTGCAAAGACCTGTGGTGCAACTATAATTTAAAATGATCAGTTTGGATACTAACATAAGGTCATTGGTGTGATCAAGCTTGCGACTTCCTTGGATATTGGACTCGGCATCTGCTGTCTCATACAAAAGAGACTTGTCATCAGGAACTTTGACCCTGTGTTTCCTGAAGGAGGCCACCAAAACCTGGCAGAGTCTGGTAAGAGGGCTGCCACCTGGCTTCTGGTTTCGGTATCGACGAGAACCCAAAAAGAATGTTACGACAGCAACTGCCATAGCGGCAGCCGGGATTCCAAAGCCTAATCCCCAACTCACATTTTCTTGTACCCAAACCAGGACAGAACTTGCAATTAGAGCTCCGATATTAATCGAGAAATAGAACCAGTTGAAGAAGGAAGCTTTGTGCTTCTTCTCGGTCTCGTTGGTATCGTCGAACTGATCTGCTCCGTAAGACGAAACACAAGGCTTGATTCCTCCAGTTCCTAACGCTATGATGTAAAGTGCTAGGAAAGCAATTGCTGTTTGTGTCTCGCTTGCATCGCAAGTTGTGCCATCTACGGAACATTTTGGCTTCAGTCCAGGTATTGATGCAGACATTGTTAAGAGTGC
Above is a genomic segment from Rutidosis leptorrhynchoides isolate AG116_Rl617_1_P2 unplaced genomic scaffold, CSIRO_AGI_Rlap_v1 contig3, whole genome shotgun sequence containing:
- the LOC139882683 gene encoding protein NRT1/ PTR FAMILY 8.1-like — its product is MEEEDLYTKDGTVDYKGNPANKKKTGTWKACPFIIGNECCERLAYYGMSSNLETYFKVQLNQHSSAATKNNLNWSGTCYLTPLIGAFLADAYLGRFWTIASFSILYVCGMALLTMSASIPGLKPKCSVDGTTCDASETQTAIAFLALYIIALGTGGIKPCVSSYGADQFDDTNETEKKHKASFFNWFYFSINIGALIASSVLVWVQENVSWGLGFGIPAAAMAVAVVTFFLGSRRYRNQKPGGSPLTRLCQVLVASFRKHRVKVPDDKSLLYETADAESNIQGSRKLDHTNDLIFFDKAAVEIETEPSNKNTVDPWRLCTVTQVEELKAVTRLLPIWASGIIFAAVYSQMSTLFVLQGKQMDTYLGNSSFQIPAASLSIFDTLSVIVWVPLYDRIIIPITRRFTGHKNGITQLQRMGIGLFISIFAMVAAAVLELKRLNIVEKNNSYPEKVANISIFWQVPQYFLIGCAEVFTFIGQLEFFYEQAPDAMRSFCSALSLTTVALGNYLSSLLVTIVTDLSTKDGKPGWIPDNLNYGHLHYFFTLLAVLSVLNLIVFLFIAKWYTYKKAIGTLR
- the LOC139882705 gene encoding uncharacterized protein, translated to MFNFLCKTVLHGNSSVEVSLFRKCPSFSSLFVLSPKQVSSDAADNENSSDNIGKSFTTAYLINSCGLSPQSAQSATKHVNFESSRNPDSVIEFLKKNGFSKTQITTLIRKYPRVLMCKSDKTLLPKLEFLRSKGFTDDKLTKTVTAYPHVLHYSLEKQIIPTFEFLSDFLKSEEKACMVLQRYVRVLRLDTEKQVVPYINTLRESGVPESNIAFLIWNQPRMIGIRVDRLKEVVQEVKKLGFNPLRISFVIAALAFFAMSQSTWERKFKIYKSWGWSESQVLEAFRKNPQCLLSSDDKIMSLLDLVVNQLGMRPGVAELPGLVTYSVRKRLIPRISVAQALVSKG